The Thermomicrobiales bacterium genome includes the window AATCCAGAGGCCAGATCGGGCGCCGAACGCGGCGATACGGCAGCTGCTGGATGTTCGGCGATGATCGCCCCGGCCCATCGACCTCAATGATCGCGGCAGCCAGCGGCTCGAACGCGGCACGGAAATGGACGCTCGACTTCAGGGCGATGATCCGGCGTTCCTCCGGCGCAATCCCGACCGACCGCAGGAGTTGCGGATCGAGCGACTGGACGCGGTTGGATGACAGGATGACTTCGACAGGTGGATCGCCCACCTCAATGACCGCCGAGGGTCCCAACCTCGTTGTCGTGCCAGCGCCCATCGGCCCCTGTCCGGCAAAGCTCAGGTCGCCGACCCAGCGCACGAACGCGGCGATCTCGCGTACCGGACCACTGCTCCGGCTAGCCGCTGCGCCAAGCCGCAGCACGCCCCGCTGTCCCGCGCCGATGGTGGCCGCCTGGCGGACCGCTCTCTCATCGGCGATGGTTGCCACGACGGACCCGACTGCCCTCGCGTCCAGCAACGCCTGCAGGATCGCCGTCTCGCTGCCGGTCCCACCTGCGCCGGGGTTGTCGGCTACATCGGCCAGCACAACCGGCCGGTGCTCTGCTGCCATCGCCTGTGCTACTGCCTCGCGGACCGGTGTCAGCTCCGCGACGAACCGGCTGCGACGCTCCCAGCAGGCATCTGCCAGCCGGTCGGCAAGCTCGTTCGCGCAGCGCTCGTCAGCGTTCGTCGTGACCAGCACGGCCATGCCGGCATCGCGGATATCGCTGTAGGGGA containing:
- a CDS encoding M81 family metallopeptidase, which produces MTRVAVGGISQETNTFSPQQTTLSDFQCRTLVRGQALIDGSRGASTALGGIVDTALALHWEIEPLLFASATPGGRVRRGVFEALTNELVGGIAVAQASDDLDGVLLALHGAMVSDGLEDADGEILRRVRKAVGPGVPIVVVLDSHANLTAKMVAAADILLAYETYPHIDTYARGSQAVRLMERLRRGDFRPVHALRQMPLLSPLTAQRTDGATPMAELAEMAVDLRRERDVVAITLTPGFPYSDIRDAGMAVLVTTNADERCANELADRLADACWERRSRFVAELTPVREAVAQAMAAEHRPVVLADVADNPGAGGTGSETAILQALLDARAVGSVVATIADERAVRQAATIGAGQRGVLRLGAAASRSSGPVREIAAFVRWVGDLSFAGQGPMGAGTTTRLGPSAVIEVGDPPVEVILSSNRVQSLDPQLLRSVGIAPEERRIIALKSSVHFRAAFEPLAAAIIEVDGPGRSSPNIQQLPYRRVRRPIWPLDCDVM